A genomic window from Polypterus senegalus isolate Bchr_013 unplaced genomic scaffold, ASM1683550v1 scaffold_6260, whole genome shotgun sequence includes:
- the LOC120519986 gene encoding ATP-dependent translocase ABCB1-like codes for KKNKKEELAKSVGIFQLFHYADSLDIILMIIGLVCSAAHGVALPLMIIVFGQMTDSFVSSGIQVNITVNSTLNASSSDCPQVTGVDIQAAMTRFAYYFIAIGFSVLVLATIQVATFLLSSSRQTQRIREKFFYAVLHQHMGWFDAHELGTLNTRLTE; via the exons gaagaaaaataaaaaagaagaacttGCAAAGTCAGTGGGAATATTCCAGCTG TTCCACTATGCTGATTCTTTGGATATCATATTGATGATAATAGGTTTAGTCTGCTCTGCAGCACATGGCGTTGCACTACCGCTTATGATCATTGTGTTTGGACAAATGACTGATAGCTTTGTCAGCAGTGGCATACAAGTAAATATCACAG tAAACTCCACACTGAATGCAAGTAGCTCAGACTGCCCTCAAGTGACTGGGGTGGATATTCAAGCAGCTATGACAag ATTTGCATATTACTTCATCGCCATTGGATTTTCTGTGTTAGTTCTTGCTACAATTCAGGTAGCAACGTTTCTGCTCAGCTCCTCAAGACAGACACAAAGGATCCGTGAAAAATTCTTTTATGCAGTTCTTCATCAACACATGGGCTGGTTTGATGCACATGAGTTAGGAACATTAAACACAAGACTGACTGagtaa